The following nucleotide sequence is from Acyrthosiphon pisum isolate AL4f chromosome A2, pea_aphid_22Mar2018_4r6ur, whole genome shotgun sequence.
GTTGTGACAGATCTATACACACaacataacattaataataataaaatatttttttacaacatttgactTACTTTAGGTACAGCTTTCCTCATTATATCTTTGTATTGTTCTTTTGTTATATGTTTTTTGTTGTAGTGAGGTTTTAGCACTAGTTTCACTTCCTCAATAACACGTTCTTGTCGATTAAGTTTTTCCAAGAACTACACACGTGTATCAAAATTagcgattaatattttaattaagattcaatttttttgaaaattaataactatacagTAGTAATACTctacaatacaaataatcaaGAAATATCACCTTATTTTTTGATTCCAATTCAACTGCTGATCCAGGTAAATCATCAACACTGTCATCATTAGAAGTATTATGTTTAGAATCTAAAGTGAAAAACAATGTCAAGAAAAATACGCTATAACTGTTGAACAATTAATAACACAGGTTAAGTGTTATTATCATATACTTACATTTGGATTTGGAAGAAAATTTAAGAGGTTGTAAGTTCTTAATTTTCATTATGTTATCGAAAACATTTGGAGGTTTAGATTGAGGTAGTATACTGAGCAAAGTGTCCAATTTACTTCTTACTTCACTTTTGTTTTGGTTCTGTGACGTAGATACAACATTCTTTGTTTGAGGAACAGGACTGTCCGGTGATGAACCTTTCATTTCATCCACAAAACCTTCACCCGGGGAGTAAGGTGAATCAGCACCGTTATCAAATGCTGACGTTTGACTGTCCTCGTTGTCATCCAAATCGATTATTTCATCTGGGTTAGTGGCAGTAGGTGTGGGTTGAACAGGACTAGGAGTTTTGGCCGCTACTGGACTAGTAGTAAAGAGTAATGTATTTGTAGTCGTGGTGGCAAGTTTTTCTGGAGATTTATCTGTTTGAGTTGAACTTTGGGATTCTAAAAACGGTGGCGTTATAATTTTAGCTACTATTTGAGGTGAAATAGAAGATTGGCTATCAGTAGTTTTGTTTTCCTCTAAAGGTTGTGCAGACGTATCATTATGgttgtcatcatcatcatcttcaAACATATCAATTCTCGGGGGTGGGCTTGGTGAATTTGATTTCGTTGGTTCAAAAGGATCATACGCCGTCTCACTGACAACCGTATCTATAGACCGAGGAGGTTCTGGAGGTGTATTAGGTCCTCGGACCCGTACATCATGAGGTTCAGTGTGATCTTCATCCTGACTATTGAATTCACAACTGTTAGTAGATATGTTATCTGGTTTAGAAATGGTGATTACTGGTTCTGGAGGAGTTTTTGGGCCACCACTCATGATTGTTGATATTGTTTGGGTACTGTTTTCATTTTTCTCCACAGGCTTTTGTTGTTCAACAATAACAGTTTCTTTAGACTTTTCAGGACTACTGTCCTTCTTAGCCTCAGATTTTGTCACTTGTTTGTCTTCATCACTATCTGTTAAAACAATAACAGACTTTGGAGACATCTCTATTTCTCTAAATGGAGAAGTATTTAAATCTATGATTGCAACTGGTTTAGCATTGATCACTTCAATTGTCCTAGAAACTCTCTTACGATTTAACCATTTTGTGTTTTGGGCTCTTTTTGTTGATGTTTTTTGATTTGCCGAAGTAGTATCAGGCACTGCTGCAGCATtggtattttttgattttttggcgTTCAAAATTGGTAAGGTTTCTTGCCGTTTACGTTTCAATGGCTCTTGGGAATTTTGTTTGGATGTTGCATCTTTGTTGAAATTTACACTCACTAATATATTATCCCCAGAAGCAAATACTTCTTTGACAGGTGGAACAGCTATTTGACGAGTGGTATGTCGTTTAGAGAGCTTAGATTTTTTTGAGGTAtcattttttactataactgttaaattatttaatgcaatGTTATCATTATACTCCGAAAATTCTTGATCTCTATTTGTATAATTCACATCTATATCTGCTGCATGACGTGTGTAAGTAGGTGATGGTGTACGAGAAATATCTGTATGTGACCATGGACTCATGTGGTCTCTTGGTGATTGCCACACTGGCATACTAGGTGACAATGATCTTGGGGATGGAGATGAAAACTGATAATCTTTGGATTTTTTCTTGagcttttttttagaatttttatcatttttcaatagtttCCTCTCATAGTCTTTTTCTATTTTAGAGTAAATACTTGCTTCTTTTGATTTTTTAGCTTGACGTTTTGATAATGGAGACAATTCCCGTTGTTCATATAAAGCCGGAGAACGATAACGTTCTTTCgcaattgtttgatttttttcatattttcccAATTGTTTTAGGCTTCTTGATCGATGTCTGCTCCTAGAACGATGTCTACTTTTAGAACGATGTCTACTTTTAGAACGACGTCTACTTTTAGATTCACTACGATAACGGCTCCTAGAATGTTTGCGACTTTTAGGCTTACTAGATGAAATAGACCGTTTTCGCTGCTTGGATCGACTTCTTTTACGTTTCTTCCGTCGACTTCGGTCAATAGAGTCTGAATCACTGTGACTAGATTTAGATAAATCTCTTCCAAATTTATCTTTTTTGCGTCTAGGTCTATCTTCAAGTACTTTTCGAACATCATACAATtctatttcttttcttttctgTTTTTTCTCTTTTCGATTGGTTTCTTCACCTAATTTTTCTTTTCCTTTTCCATAACGATAGTTTCTATCTTTGGAATTTTTCGATAGTTTTTTCCATGGCACAGATTCTTTCTCAGACTCTTTTTCTTTTACCTTGTTtttgttatctttatctttGTCTTTGTTTCCTTTGGGTGCACACGTTGCCACCTCGTTTTTACCATTTGACAGTTTATCTTTTCTTTGACTACTATTTGACCTATCTAATtgacttttagtttttttcttttcttcttcGGAATCTGATATTGGATCAAAATTTAAGTTACTAGTTTCTATTTGCTGCTGATCTGTATCTAAACTATTTAATGTTGTACACGATACATCAGATGTAGCATCTCcagttaaatttatgttttcttGATCTATGGCTGTGTTATCATTTATAGGTTCAATAGTATCGTCGTGTTCAAGGTCTATTACATCCGGTTCTTGATTTATTTCTAATGATTTAGATGTTTTACTCTCACGTTCCATATCTGAATGAATCTCATTAATGACATCAATCACGTCGTCGCCAgagtttgatatattttcatcttCATCAGAGTCATCAATATTTTCACATTTGTCATCTGTTTTTGGCGAAGATAATTTTGTATCATCATCCACTTCAATGCTTTCCAAACATTCATCTTCATCAGATTTTGGACTAGTTTCTCCATGTTCAGATAGCAAGTCTATTTCTGGACTAACAGGTGGCATAGGAATAAACTGTAATTCTGCATCTCCGCTTAATTTATCACTTTTGACCGTTTCATTTTCCAAAAAAGGTCCATATTCTTTGGGtgaattagatattttaagacTAGTAGaagaatataatgatatattaggACAGTCATCATTAGTTTCCTTTTCATCTTCTTCAGAAGACATTCCTTCATCATCTggacgtaatatattattactattggaAATAGGCATATGCGGTATAGATCTGTTCTCTACTTGTTCCATGTAACCACCATATGTTGGTGATTGCATATAAGCTGTTCCAGTTTGTCTGCCTACCTCTATTTCATCATCATTATCACTAGGATTTTCAGGATCATAATAATCTTTATCGTCAATTATAAGATTATCAGCATCATCATCGTCCAAATTGATACCTAACAATAAAGCTGGTGGATCAGGTGGTGGTTCGAGTGCTTTAAAAGTTTCTTCTACCTGGGTACTAGGGCCACTTTCTTCTTCTACATTGTATTCAGTGGTGACTGCCTTAGGAGGAGTCCGAGGTTGCTTCCTCTCACCCATTTTTGTAACATTCATACGAAACTTGATAGGACCAGAGTTTCTAAAAGGAAAAGGATTGACTGGTTGATTTTCACTAAAACTTGGTTCATTAGCCAATTGAGATTCTTCATATGAACTTGAATTCCCAGCATTATTGTATGATTGATCATTGTTTCTAGGATAGCTTCTATTATTATTGCGATTCGATGAATAATTACCAACATTATCAGAGTTCCTGTCAGTTCTATGATCTGAATACATTGGAGCTTGAGTGATGTGTTTATCAACATTCTGCATTtcattttcaatagttttttttttaaactgtttttcttGTACATTTAATATAGTGTCCAAAATATTGATCGAATCAGTATTATGTGATATGTTAATATTTCTACGTACAGGCCGACGTAAAATTTCACTAATTTCTTTCCGAGAGATTAAATCTGTTGTTGAAATACGTATTCGAGACATTACTGACATATTTAAAGGTCCATCACCACCTATGTCACGTTCTTCATCGGACCTAAGATGtaataaacaattgaaaataatttgattttttaaaatgccTAAGTTTTAATTACGTACTCTACAGAAACATAGTCAAATTCATGAGGATTTCCAAATATACTTAATGATGTATGATCTACAAAACTTGACGAAGTACCCAATGAGTTATTATCGCCAAAAGAGTTTCTACTCGATCTCGATGAACACATCCCTAATCTATCAGCTAATTGAGTATTCTTTTTTCTTACAGGTTTATTAccctataaacaaaaaaaaatgtattatgttaataaaatcatttaattctattaactgaaaaaaacccaaacaaatattttagttacttttTTCTTCCACTTTTTAACTCTGACTTTTCTTTTTGAATATTTCTTTGTCCTTTTCCCTTTAGAAGCTGTTTGTAATATACCTCCTTCAGTAGCCTAcacatgttataattatattaatattctttttattgttattatgcttGATAATATAAACCATTACATTTTGTCGCAGCCGTTGAGTATTCATCCGTACTCTTTCGCTAGCTCTTGTTCGTGGCACCAAACGTTGTTGTAATCGTATTCTTGTCTGCCTCGGTCTAGGTAATTGCTCATCatcatttaaatcatttaatagaTCAATTACTTCTTCGCGATCTATATCATTATCACTTTGCTattggataaaatataaattattaaaaactatattttacctatatgttataaatatcataaaaaatcttattaaCATCTGTTGGAATcagtgttatttaaatttaaagctaaCCTCTTCTCTTGCTTCACACTGAGGACAATACCATTCTTCTAATGGCACTGTATAAATAGGTGGATTAAGGCAGTCCATGTGATACCCACAGTCACAAATATCGCACAAAAGCATTTCATCTTCCCGGTGGCTTAAATGGCaaaccttaaaatatttatgtattttcagtATGAATGATAATAACTGTAGGGAttgcaattatataaaaatgtaagactCACCTCACAGTAAGTTAAGTCTTCAAAATTTGTTGTAAGGTTCTCTACTTCATTTTTAAGGcttatatcaattttttgtaataactgtCCATCAACACTCCGTACAATGATGAATTTGAAATCCAAACGATCTATGGGACACGTCTTTGCATTCTGTCAAAACAGAGAATTgagaataataaatagttaactattgttttattattccaatgaatatattttacttttgccCATTCAGTTAAAcagtttaaacaaaatgtatgtaaacaAGAATTTGGAGAAGCTAAATCTTGTTGTCCTAGTCGAGTGAGACATATTGGACATTTATCAGATTCACCATCAGAACTACTGGATGAACTTTCTTCATCACTTTCAatgatctaaaaaaaatacaaatagtataattaaaaacataaaattatgaatatcatTTTGATAATACTAACGTTTGATTTCTGAGGCTTATACACGTGTATATCTGTATCACTATCACTGTCCCCAGAATCTGCCATATTTGTGATTTGTTAATTAattctgtaaataatattaaacaaattgtatagtgATAAAcaagaatacaaaatataacacacTGTGAGTATTGACTATCaagtaaagaaaatattaattttacatttttacatagttaaaattaacacataggtgggtaggtactaaaataaaaaaaagaaccaaTAACcacacacattttaaatacaccTACTATTGCAAGTTACCTAACCTATTTATGGAGCAAACAATTTAGTCTACAGAAttaactaaattcacttttattctaatttacTGTTTTAGACTAAACAGGTGTCAACATTTTAAgcttgaaaaatgtaaattgtgaCTACTTAATGTATTCATTTCttaaagaaacaaaataaaacatgatatttgtattgattaatatagtacctaaccCATCGCTACCGACATGCACTCATGTGTAATAAATTGAttacttagtatttttttaatggtaggcttaaatataaaaaaaataccctaAACATCTAGAACCAGCGAGTTTTCAAAGACAATAATTTAAGTTGTGAGCATCACATATGTCATGTATCATGTTTAATAAGCACACAATAAATAAGGTAAACGATTTAATGCACTCTAAGTAACATAGTCTATTCCAGAATGTACAATTAACTTGACTGTTCCAATACTAGCATAACAAGACAAGATCCCTATCGGCAGACAGTGGACAATCTTTGGATAGCAACACAGGACTAGTGATTAGACAGCCAAAAGCCGCAGGTGACGTAGGTGAACTGGTACACTGTCTACATACTTAGAGTCTGCTTCAAATGGATACGAAGTCTGGGATAGAACGGTGTCGTCCAACAATTTGTGTCCCTTGATAGATAAACGAGGACATTCCTCAGCCGACTATGTCTCTCCGTGAAGAGCACTGTTGCAGGCCATCAGGCTATCTTCTCTCGGAACAGTGTGGTCCGGCCAGAAATACCTGTCCTGGACCTTCACTACTGTTGCAAACTTCGGTGTTCGGCCTTCGGCGATTTGGCGACGGacacggtggcggcggcggcgagcTATGATCGGACGTATTCGTTGCGGCTGCTGCTAACGCGGTGTGCTTTCGGAACCTTTAGGAAGGCGCATAACGACACACTTTTCACGTTAGAATAGTAGTATACTCGCCAGAGGTGTACGCGATCGGACCTCGGAgtacgataacaataataaaaatttcgacaaatacaaatgattttaatatgatacacaaaataatcaaaatttacaacaaaatacaaatcactCATGTCCGACGGACAATGTGACAGGTTAGCCAACGTGATACACCGAGTTCAAGGACGCCAACGGTCAGTGTTCCCATGACGTAGTGGCGATGGGGCAATTCTTCCCCTGATAACAATTATACCTGATATGTGTAATCATGTGGCCAaaactataataagtatagacaAGTATGCATTGCATTCTATCTATAGAATATATCTAATTAGGGGCTGGGGCCCACCAAGAAAGTATTTTCCCACTACTCAGACTTCAGAGGCTAACGGGACGTTGCAACTGTCATCAACTAGTACCTAAGCAAAAACgtatagtcaatagtcatatgCGTCTTACCGGATTAGCTAAAGGCTATAgccaataactaataaataataatatacctaggtactaggtaggttgGATTGCCGTAGGAGAGTACTTTCTTGGCTGGCCTAGTGGCCTTAACTAGACCAGTAGgtaccaaaatatcaaattctatattatttatgtccatatactaatttaattgCATAGAGTTCAGACCCAAGGGCGTAGCTAGAAATTTCATCAGGGGGGATAAACCaagtgaatttttaaattttttctcaaattttaaattttcttgaacatgaatttatttattaggtatggACGAATCTGTGATCGAAAATAAATCACTCGCGGCAACATAGACCATTGGGTGGTATCTCAAATGTGGGGAAGGGTGTTtagttttggcagaatttcgaaGTGGACACCGGTAGGTTTCTGCCACGTCCGTTCGGGGGATGGCGAATCTCTGAGGTTGCCTGCCTAGAGAGAGTAGTCGCCCGTGGTCGAGATTCGAACTGGCGACGGTCCGCGTCGGAACCAACGCCGTAGTCCGCtcggtaatcggaaaaaaaagtcccgaaaaaatatattattcttgtaGGTACTTGTACAGTTCTTTAGAAAGTTGTGCATTGTATTTTAGTGTGTAAGTGTAATGAATAAAATGCTTGTACATATATTTGTCATCTAccataataagtaaaaaataatagaaaaaaaagtttactggaaAATTTACCAAAATACTTATTCTTATACTGCAGTTAtactgatatattttcattcatttattcatttttatcatgactttgtattaaattaaattaaattatattttaatatgtgatttaagtaagtaattaacattttttatgatattatatgactttttatgtatttatatattcatcgggacttttttttcctagtgtgggactttttttccgcgattcgtccgctcggccactccgtccccaggtatattattagcatagaacaataatttaaacaacaattattagaGAATGAAGACTATAGATTATGGactattatagattattatacgAGTTTGAGTTATATATCTTGAACCAAATCTCCACATttgcaatacaaaaaaaaaaaacaaattattttatcaattactaatattttgtaaatcatgATAAcgaattattaagtattgtTCTTTGGTATAACCATGGTTTGGTATGTAAGAGGTTACCACTTTTAATTTCAGGCATGTGATAGTTAAggttatgtatttaatattttaaattgtttttaaatgtttattattatttaatatttatttacgtaaataattataggtacgcTGTCGGTAATTCACAAGATACAAACACTGAATCATACTATCAtagaataattgtaatttgtaacaatGAGTTCCGAAGTATCGAAAAAActcgacgacgatgacgacgaccaGGCCTTGGTCACTTTCAAAGATTTGGTAATTACAAATTATGTCTTTCAGTATTTACGAGGTATTAAATCACaaccataaaataaaacgttttattgtCACTGTAATAGGGTGTGACTGACGTGTTGTGTGAAACTTGTGAAACATTAAAATGGAAAACGCCTACGAAAATACAAAAAGAAGCTATTCCGGTAGCTTTGCAGGGCAAAGACATTATCGGACTGGCCGAGACTGGGTCTGGAAAAACAGGCGCCTTTGCCATTCCTATTTTGCAAGCACTATTAGAAAACCCTCAACGATATTTTGCTCTCATTTTAACGCCAACAAGAGAACTTGCCTTTCAAATATCTGAGCAAATAGAAGCCCTAGGTtaataatgacaaataatattaattgtgctGTTAATAATTgactacaattattaataattgtttttttaaattaggatCGAGCATTGGTGTTAAATGTGCTGTTATTGTTGGTGGTATGGATATGATGGCTCAATCGTTGATGTTGGCCAAAaagccacatattattatagcaacaCCCGGTCGCCTTGTAGATCATCTCGAAAACACCAAAGGATTTAGCTtacgaaatttaaaagtgcTTGTAAGTAACCATTTATGATACTTTgattgtaacatttttatttatcatttacatTAAATAGGTTATGGATGAAGCTGATCGAATTTTAAACATGGATTTCGAAGAAGAAGTagacaaaattttaaaagtcaTTCCCCGAGAAAggcggacatttttattttctgctACAATGACTAAGAAAGTACAAAAGCTGCATCGGGCATCTTTGGTTGATCCTGTGAGAGTGGAAGTGTCTACTAAATTCCAAACAGTTGAACAGCTgcaacaatattacattttcattcctgtaaaatacaaagtaaacatttatatttattaattttacttactgtttgttagttatttttgttcTTATGCAATGTTTATTTACAGGACGTATATTTAGTACACATATTAAATGAAATGGCTGGAAATTCATTTATGGTATTTATGGCCACTTGCAATGGAACTGTTCGCGTAGCTCTTTTACTCAGAAATTTGGGTTTGGATGCCATACCATTACATGGTCAGATGACACAAAATAAGCGATTGGCctcattgaataaatttaaatcaaaatctaGATCAATACTTATATCAACTGATGTTTCCAGTAGGTTAGTGtctggtttttatatttattgaacatttttatactcaattattattttttaaattgcaataattcAGAGGTTTGGATATTCCACATGTTGATGTTGTAATCAATTTTGACATGCCTACTCATAGTAAAGATTACATTCACAGAGTTGGACGAACTGCTAGAGCTGGAAGATCAGGAAAAGCTATTACACTTGTGACTCAGGTATGTTAttgattatgttaaataatatagttaatatcatACAGATTATAACAGATAAAGCTAGTAATTGAAGCTTTTAAGAAtaaccaaaaatgataaatttgagGAAAggaattaaaacttaaaacaacaatactatattaaacttttttaaactatattattattttattaaacactaaaagtttattttatacatattcgCATTAAGTTcacttttacttaaaaaatgtttatcactAAAATAATACTGATTTAGAATGTTCCCTTCtgaatttttttccttttaatgcATTgcattattaagaggatgttatACCGACATTTgctgtctccatcttacaagtttgtaacatagcaaattgtatgcTCAGCAGAACGagtttagctctgttagttaaaaattgagtgaattgacctcttataaaatttaaaggtcaGATTACCATCTAGGCAATTTCgtagctttttattatattttaattttaaagcaagttgagagttttttaataaattgtaaattgtttgtgcatttttaaatactcgtaactggctttaaaattaaatttcaaataaacccTATCAGGTTTACTAGATAGTATTCTGACCTTTGAATCTTATAAAAGGTTAGTTCATTCTAATTGTtgaactaacggagctaaacgtgttctgctgaacgcacaatttgctatgttacacacttgtaagacggagtcaACAAATATCAGTgtaacatcctcttaaatataataaataataattacagagaTCACTGTAAATATTAGTTCTAAGATACAATATCTGTAGATGTATTTCTTTTGGAATGATATAAATTCTCTTACCATGTTATCTGAATAATATGGAACACttttctataataatgataaaatatttctattaacatttttttttattaatgaaatatatttgtatttatttaaagtattttattgttattaatttaaattcattgagACAAAGGTTATCACAAGTGGGGGATAGTAAGGTGATAGTTTGATCAAAATATGTTCTACTTACTTTATGCGTGGCAAGACTTTTTAAAGGAGTGGCTGCATTAAATCACcgattttttcagttttattatgaaaaatgacCACATGGTGTCGTTATCGATTAAATAACTACAGGGCCAATACCAgctttccaaaaaaaaattagttctatccttgtgtataaatattgatCTTTTATATtgaatcttaaaattattttattgtttttagtacGACATTGAATTGTATCAAAGGATAGAACAACTTATTAGCAAAAAATTGCCATTATATCAAGTTGAGGACGATGAAGTAATGTGTTTACAAGAACGTGTATCCGAGGCTCAAAGACTGGCCAAAATGGTTAATATTGCAATTCTcagttttttttacttatttaaaaaaattaattgtatttaaaattacagaatATGAAAGATATGGGAGATAAAAAAGGTAAGAGAGACCTTGACGATGATGAAGAAGGCGCAATGGGTGTGAGGAAGAAGAATATTGGTAAACATAAAcctaataaatcaaaaaagtttaaaaaaaagtaaaccttaacacaaatatattatattgctgtgattattaaaaatgtttttccttggttattaaatttattgtactgtccaaaataatgtttttgattgacatagtaaattaaatgaatattttatattatact
It contains:
- the LOC100163657 gene encoding uncharacterized protein LOC100163657; this encodes MADSGDSDSDTDIHVYKPQKSNIIESDEESSSSSSDGESDKCPICLTRLGQQDLASPNSCLHTFCLNCLTEWAKNAKTCPIDRLDFKFIIVRSVDGQLLQKIDISLKNEVENLTTNFEDLTYCEVCHLSHREDEMLLCDICDCGYHMDCLNPPIYTVPLEEWYCPQCEAREEQSDNDIDREEVIDLLNDLNDDEQLPRPRQTRIRLQQRLVPRTRASERVRMNTQRLRQNATEGGILQTASKGKRTKKYSKRKVRVKKWKKKGNKPVRKKNTQLADRLGMCSSRSSRNSFGDNNSLGTSSSFVDHTSLSIFGNPHEFDYVSVESDEERDIGGDGPLNMSVMSRIRISTTDLISRKEISEILRRPVRRNINISHNTDSINILDTILNVQEKQFKKKTIENEMQNVDKHITQAPMYSDHRTDRNSDNVGNYSSNRNNNRSYPRNNDQSYNNAGNSSSYEESQLANEPSFSENQPVNPFPFRNSGPIKFRMNVTKMGERKQPRTPPKAVTTEYNVEEESGPSTQVEETFKALEPPPDPPALLLGINLDDDDADNLIIDDKDYYDPENPSDNDDEIEVGRQTGTAYMQSPTYGGYMEQVENRSIPHMPISNSNNILRPDDEGMSSEEDEKETNDDCPNISLYSSTSLKISNSPKEYGPFLENETVKSDKLSGDAELQFIPMPPVSPEIDLLSEHGETSPKSDEDECLESIEVDDDTKLSSPKTDDKCENIDDSDEDENISNSGDDVIDVINEIHSDMERESKTSKSLEINQEPDVIDLEHDDTIEPINDNTAIDQENINLTGDATSDVSCTTLNSLDTDQQQIETSNLNFDPISDSEEEKKKTKSQLDRSNSSQRKDKLSNGKNEVATCAPKGNKDKDKDNKNKVKEKESEKESVPWKKLSKNSKDRNYRYGKGKEKLGEETNRKEKKQKRKEIELYDVRKVLEDRPRRKKDKFGRDLSKSSHSDSDSIDRSRRKKRKRSRSKQRKRSISSSKPKSRKHSRSRYRSESKSRRRSKSRHRSKSRHRSRSRHRSRSLKQLGKYEKNQTIAKERYRSPALYEQRELSPLSKRQAKKSKEASIYSKIEKDYERKLLKNDKNSKKKLKKKSKDYQFSSPSPRSLSPSMPVWQSPRDHMSPWSHTDISRTPSPTYTRHAADIDVNYTNRDQEFSEYNDNIALNNLTVIVKNDTSKKSKLSKRHTTRQIAVPPVKEVFASGDNILVSVNFNKDATSKQNSQEPLKRKRQETLPILNAKKSKNTNAAAVPDTTSANQKTSTKRAQNTKWLNRKRVSRTIEVINAKPVAIIDLNTSPFREIEMSPKSVIVLTDSDEDKQVTKSEAKKDSSPEKSKETVIVEQQKPVEKNENSTQTISTIMSGGPKTPPEPVITISKPDNISTNSCEFNSQDEDHTEPHDVRVRGPNTPPEPPRSIDTVVSETAYDPFEPTKSNSPSPPPRIDMFEDDDDDNHNDTSAQPLEENKTTDSQSSISPQIVAKIITPPFLESQSSTQTDKSPEKLATTTTNTLLFTTSPVAAKTPSPVQPTPTATNPDEIIDLDDNEDSQTSAFDNGADSPYSPGEGFVDEMKGSSPDSPVPQTKNVVSTSQNQNKSEVRSKLDTLLSILPQSKPPNVFDNIMKIKNLQPLKFSSKSKYSKHNTSNDDSVDDLPGSAVELESKNKFLEKLNRQERVIEEVKLVLKPHYNKKHITKEQYKDIMRKAVPKICHNKSGEINPQKIHSLIELYVIKYRHSHRKQVQRIPNK
- the LOC100167722 gene encoding probable ATP-dependent RNA helicase DDX47, yielding MSSEVSKKLDDDDDDQALVTFKDLGVTDVLCETCETLKWKTPTKIQKEAIPVALQGKDIIGLAETGSGKTGAFAIPILQALLENPQRYFALILTPTRELAFQISEQIEALGSSIGVKCAVIVGGMDMMAQSLMLAKKPHIIIATPGRLVDHLENTKGFSLRNLKVLVMDEADRILNMDFEEEVDKILKVIPRERRTFLFSATMTKKVQKLHRASLVDPVRVEVSTKFQTVEQLQQYYIFIPVKYKDVYLVHILNEMAGNSFMVFMATCNGTVRVALLLRNLGLDAIPLHGQMTQNKRLASLNKFKSKSRSILISTDVSSRGLDIPHVDVVINFDMPTHSKDYIHRVGRTARAGRSGKAITLVTQYDIELYQRIEQLISKKLPLYQVEDDEVMCLQERVSEAQRLAKMNMKDMGDKKGKRDLDDDEEGAMGVRKKNIGKHKPNKSKKFKKK